Proteins from one Candidatus Zixiibacteriota bacterium genomic window:
- a CDS encoding DUF2723 domain-containing protein: protein MTEAPQATRARNFLARTFPDPVIGILGGVVFLFSAGVYMATVSRTVSFWDCGEFIACSYILGIPHPPGTPLFMLIGRVFSCLPMAGDISHRINLLSSFSSALAATLAFFILARLITLGYSERYPDPTLGLVARLSVYAGSLCGALFFAFSSTNWSNSVEAEVYGLAMFLMMLLLWLALIWVAQRDNPASDRYLVALSLIAFLSIGVHLTVFLVMPPIFLMVVWLSERLRRDWRFWLASAALMLVAWEVSPFLWAVAALIVLTGSIAAGRRWGIIGWVWTVFAWGTGLVWTMVRGEPWPVFLTALVWALGVVPWVMASARWRLAFAILVAAYLGYSVQLYIPIRAAQKPAINQNSPTTWDSFRGFLERKQYGADSMFKRALTRRGAWANQLGQHERMGFWGFFDQQYGFNDRAFPPLFLLGVVGLYQLTRRRRVLGLLFIVLLLVTSLGLVWYMNFADGTKYNPATQDAYLEVRDRDYFFTPAFILFAMAMGLGGAAIVRWLAGGARLWPVIGAVIVALLPLRALEANCFVNDRSNNYIAYDYAYNLLMSADPSAVYFTNGDNDTFPLWCLQEVYGVRKDVRIANLSLLNTNWYIKQLKNEHGIPMDLTDSEIDRLEHYRTPDGKVHRVQDQLTDVILSSNRGRAPINFASTVSAAARKFQGEPLDRHLVMTGMAYRLVSEEGEGMVDLDVTLDRLDHVFLYRGINDPAVYRDFNARRMLANYAGGFFAATDSLRRAGRSEEAARLMRRYLELFPDKWEPYVYLSQLYTDMNRPDELETLLARVGGLTDEPERAYVNIGYSFSRLGNKARAEQILRGMLARWPASESAFKALVRIYYDAGQRDSLLALVQRWVKDNPRDDQGRKLLEQVRTLPADTTAAGAGHRDTAAQGQ from the coding sequence GTGACGGAAGCGCCACAAGCCACCCGCGCGCGCAACTTTCTGGCGCGCACATTTCCCGATCCGGTGATCGGCATCCTCGGCGGTGTCGTCTTCCTGTTCTCGGCAGGGGTGTATATGGCGACGGTCTCGCGCACAGTGTCGTTTTGGGACTGTGGCGAGTTCATCGCCTGTTCCTACATTCTCGGGATTCCCCACCCGCCGGGGACGCCGCTGTTCATGCTGATCGGACGGGTCTTCTCCTGCCTGCCGATGGCCGGCGACATCTCCCATCGCATCAACTTGCTCTCGTCCTTCTCCAGCGCGCTGGCGGCGACGCTGGCATTCTTCATCCTGGCGCGGTTGATCACTCTTGGGTACTCCGAGCGCTATCCCGATCCGACGCTGGGGTTGGTGGCGCGCCTGTCGGTCTATGCCGGATCGTTGTGCGGGGCGTTGTTCTTCGCCTTCTCGAGCACGAATTGGTCAAACTCGGTCGAGGCCGAGGTGTACGGCCTGGCGATGTTCCTGATGATGCTCTTGCTATGGCTGGCGCTGATCTGGGTCGCGCAGCGTGACAACCCCGCCAGCGACCGTTATCTTGTCGCCCTATCTCTGATCGCGTTTCTGTCGATCGGTGTGCACCTGACCGTATTCCTGGTGATGCCGCCGATCTTCCTGATGGTCGTCTGGCTCTCGGAGCGGCTACGCCGCGATTGGCGCTTCTGGCTGGCCTCTGCCGCGCTGATGCTGGTCGCCTGGGAGGTGTCCCCGTTTCTCTGGGCCGTGGCGGCGCTGATCGTCTTGACCGGCAGCATCGCCGCCGGGAGACGCTGGGGGATCATCGGTTGGGTATGGACGGTCTTCGCTTGGGGGACGGGTCTGGTCTGGACCATGGTCCGCGGAGAGCCGTGGCCGGTCTTCCTCACGGCATTAGTCTGGGCGCTCGGTGTGGTGCCCTGGGTCATGGCCAGTGCGCGCTGGCGGCTGGCGTTCGCGATCCTTGTGGCCGCATATCTCGGATACTCGGTGCAGTTGTACATCCCCATTCGCGCCGCTCAAAAACCCGCGATCAATCAGAACAGCCCGACCACTTGGGATTCGTTCCGTGGCTTCCTGGAACGGAAGCAGTACGGCGCCGACTCGATGTTCAAGCGCGCGCTAACACGGCGCGGCGCCTGGGCCAATCAACTGGGGCAGCATGAGCGCATGGGATTTTGGGGGTTCTTCGACCAGCAATACGGGTTCAATGATCGCGCCTTCCCACCTCTGTTTCTGCTGGGCGTGGTCGGACTCTATCAGTTGACGCGCCGACGACGCGTGCTCGGTCTCCTGTTCATTGTGTTGCTGTTGGTGACCTCGCTGGGTCTGGTCTGGTACATGAATTTTGCCGATGGGACGAAGTACAACCCGGCCACGCAGGACGCGTACCTGGAGGTGCGCGACCGCGACTATTTCTTCACGCCGGCGTTCATCCTCTTTGCCATGGCGATGGGGTTGGGCGGGGCGGCGATCGTACGCTGGTTGGCGGGCGGGGCGCGTCTGTGGCCGGTCATCGGCGCCGTGATCGTGGCGCTCCTGCCTCTGCGGGCGCTGGAGGCCAACTGTTTTGTCAATGACCGTTCGAACAACTACATCGCCTATGATTATGCTTATAACCTGCTGATGTCCGCCGATCCCTCCGCCGTGTATTTCACCAACGGCGACAATGACACGTTCCCACTGTGGTGTCTGCAGGAGGTGTACGGGGTCCGGAAGGACGTGCGCATCGCCAATCTGAGTCTGCTCAACACGAACTGGTACATCAAGCAATTGAAGAACGAGCACGGGATTCCGATGGATCTGACCGATTCCGAGATCGACCGGCTCGAACACTACCGGACTCCCGACGGCAAGGTGCATCGCGTTCAGGATCAGTTGACCGACGTCATCCTGTCCTCCAATCGCGGCCGCGCCCCCATCAACTTCGCCTCGACCGTGAGCGCCGCCGCCCGCAAGTTCCAGGGAGAGCCGCTCGATCGCCACCTCGTGATGACCGGAATGGCCTACCGTCTTGTGTCCGAAGAAGGGGAGGGGATGGTCGATCTCGATGTGACCCTCGACCGGCTCGATCACGTCTTCCTCTATCGCGGGATCAATGATCCGGCCGTTTACAGGGACTTCAACGCGCGCCGCATGCTGGCGAATTACGCCGGCGGATTCTTCGCTGCCACCGACTCCCTGCGTCGAGCCGGTCGGTCCGAGGAGGCGGCACGCCTGATGCGACGATACCTGGAGCTCTTTCCCGACAAATGGGAGCCCTACGTCTATTTGTCGCAACTCTACACGGACATGAATCGGCCGGATGAGTTGGAGACGCTTCTCGCGCGGGTCGGCGGATTGACCGACGAGCCGGAACGCGCCTATGTGAACATCGGCTACTCCTTCAGCCGCCTGGGGAACAAGGCCCGCGCCGAACAGATCCTGCGCGGCATGCTGGCGCGCTGGCCCGCCTCGGAATCGGCGTTCAAGGCCCTCGTGCGCATCTACTATGACGCCGGCCAACGCGACTCACTCCTCGCGCTGGTGCAGAGATGGGTGAAGGACAATCCGCGTGACGATCAGGGGCGGAAGTTGCTCGAACAGGTCCGCACGTTGCCGGCCGACACGACCGCAGCCGGGGCCGGCCATCGGGACACGGCGGCGCAGGGACAATGA
- a CDS encoding glycosyltransferase family 4 protein, giving the protein MRILAINWQDRKHPLAGGAEVHLHEILSRLGALGHDITLLCSRFPGGPSTDEYDHLQVVRRGGRDTFNWGVRRWSRALLRAQRYDVVIDDINKIPFYTPRYSPVPVLGIIHHLFGSAIFRQINPLAAGYVYVMESLVPRVYRGTPLMVVSESTRDDLVRRGMDAARIAVIHNGIDLGRYGPDAAVTKSDTPLIAYLGRLKKYKSIEHLFMALGRLVGEFPRVAVKIVGAGDDEPRLRRRAALSGVADRVEFTGFADFERKIEILRRAWVVVCPSLKEGWGLTNIEANACGTPVVCADVPGLRDSAREGETGLLYPYGDIAALADRLGRLLRDQTLRTRLGQGGLAWARSFSWEEAARRTEVILERVTNGDTRIGISTASMTKGEQAPRSTPRPRASARRGTDAS; this is encoded by the coding sequence GTGCGGATACTGGCGATCAACTGGCAGGACCGCAAGCACCCGCTGGCCGGGGGGGCCGAGGTGCATCTCCACGAGATCCTCTCGCGCCTCGGCGCGTTGGGGCACGACATCACGCTTCTCTGCTCGCGGTTCCCCGGAGGACCTTCGACGGATGAATATGATCATCTTCAGGTTGTCCGACGGGGAGGACGCGACACCTTCAACTGGGGCGTGCGTCGCTGGAGTCGTGCGCTTCTACGGGCACAGCGGTACGATGTGGTCATTGATGACATCAATAAGATCCCCTTCTATACGCCGCGGTATTCTCCGGTGCCGGTCCTGGGGATCATCCACCACCTCTTCGGCAGTGCGATCTTCCGCCAGATCAATCCGTTGGCCGCCGGTTATGTCTACGTGATGGAGTCGCTGGTCCCGCGCGTCTACCGGGGCACGCCGCTGATGGTGGTCTCCGAAAGCACGCGTGATGATCTGGTGCGGCGGGGGATGGATGCGGCGCGGATCGCGGTCATCCACAACGGCATCGATCTGGGGCGGTACGGTCCCGATGCGGCGGTGACGAAATCCGACACGCCGTTGATCGCCTATTTGGGCCGCTTGAAAAAGTACAAGTCCATCGAGCATCTCTTCATGGCGCTGGGGCGCCTTGTGGGGGAGTTTCCCCGCGTGGCGGTCAAGATCGTGGGCGCCGGCGATGATGAACCCCGTCTGCGTCGCCGCGCGGCCTTGTCGGGGGTGGCCGACCGCGTGGAGTTCACCGGCTTCGCCGATTTCGAGCGCAAGATCGAGATTCTCCGCCGCGCTTGGGTCGTCGTTTGTCCATCCCTCAAAGAAGGGTGGGGGCTGACGAATATCGAGGCGAACGCCTGCGGCACGCCGGTGGTGTGCGCCGACGTTCCCGGCTTGCGCGACTCCGCCCGCGAGGGCGAGACCGGCCTGTTGTATCCCTATGGCGACATCGCGGCATTGGCGGACCGTCTGGGCCGGCTCCTGCGCGATCAGACGCTTCGCACCCGCCTCGGCCAGGGGGGGCTGGCGTGGGCGCGCTCGTTCAGTTGGGAGGAGGCCGCCCGACGGACCGAAGTGATCTTGGAGCGCGTGACCAACGGCGACACGCGGATCGGCATCAGTACGGCATCGATGACAAAGGGGGAGCAGGCGCCCCGATCGACGCCTCGGCCACGGGCATCGGCGCGCCGGGGGACCGATGCGTCGTAA
- a CDS encoding lysylphosphatidylglycerol synthase transmembrane domain-containing protein: protein MRRKAIIGTLISVIFLYLAFRKVDYGDLWRALQGVRWVYLIPNIVLVVAVMWLRAWRWQLILRPVGDVSYNRVFSATMIGFMVNNVLPARLGEIARAVSLGLKTGLSRSATLATIIVERIYDSFTLLLFLWLVFAFSRISELTEVERIRDVGWIFLAVNVALLVFLILLQVRNAGVVRWMRRISGIFSVRIQQIAGEIVEKFARGLTMHHNMPTTVGVVVLSLVIWFILGISNYFVFLAFGFDHLPIEASFVVLVVVSLLISVPNSPGFVGVFHWGVQISLQIYGIQKSEALAVALVLHAAQYLPITLMGLYYLRKEHLRLSTVRGTEPEPADTTKSGAQGS, encoded by the coding sequence ATGCGTCGTAAGGCCATCATCGGCACGCTCATCAGCGTGATCTTCCTGTATTTGGCCTTTCGCAAGGTCGACTATGGCGACTTGTGGCGCGCCTTGCAGGGCGTACGCTGGGTCTATCTGATTCCCAACATCGTCCTGGTCGTCGCCGTGATGTGGCTGCGCGCCTGGCGCTGGCAGCTCATCCTGCGCCCCGTCGGTGACGTTTCTTACAATCGGGTCTTCTCCGCCACCATGATCGGTTTTATGGTGAATAATGTCCTGCCGGCACGGCTGGGTGAGATCGCCCGCGCCGTGTCCCTGGGATTGAAGACCGGCCTGTCGCGTTCGGCAACGCTCGCCACGATCATCGTCGAGCGGATCTACGATTCCTTCACGCTCCTGTTGTTCCTGTGGCTGGTGTTTGCCTTCTCGCGCATCTCCGAGTTGACCGAGGTCGAGCGCATCCGTGACGTCGGCTGGATATTCCTGGCCGTCAATGTCGCCCTCCTGGTCTTCCTCATCCTATTGCAGGTGCGCAATGCCGGCGTCGTGCGCTGGATGCGCAGGATCAGCGGGATCTTCTCGGTGCGGATACAGCAGATCGCCGGGGAGATCGTCGAGAAATTCGCCCGCGGTCTGACGATGCACCACAACATGCCGACCACCGTCGGCGTGGTCGTCCTCTCGCTGGTCATTTGGTTCATACTCGGCATCTCGAACTACTTCGTCTTCCTGGCCTTCGGGTTCGACCATCTGCCGATCGAGGCCTCCTTTGTGGTGCTCGTGGTTGTGTCGCTGTTGATCTCGGTCCCGAACTCCCCCGGCTTCGTCGGCGTCTTTCATTGGGGCGTGCAGATTTCGTTGCAGATCTACGGCATCCAAAAAAGCGAGGCCCTGGCCGTCGCGCTGGTCCTGCATGCGGCGCAGTATCTCCCGATCACGCTCATGGGATTGTACTACCTGCGCAAGGAGCACCTGCGCCTGTCGACAGTACGCGGGACGGAGCCGGAACCGGCAGACACGACCAAGTCAGGAGCGCAGGGCTCCTGA
- a CDS encoding glycosyltransferase family 39 protein, whose protein sequence is MTRFWTWTRRHPAAAIFTVALLVRLIYLAAIPQPPVAFDARRYVAVGLAAPLAVTNPGLWTDSTARDAVQFPLLLSDLVRDEDVLWFPYTIPSYREALDDLFFTGPVYPAFLGAVFRIAPAWDFWVVRLLQALIDSLSAVMILVLMRRLISPVGGVIAACVWCLYGPALYKIGELNTEALSVCLGLAILLALVRAFDSRGWGWLWIVGLLCGLLALTKASATVLIVPLAAAWIWASRRDLRRGLSGAAIMLVAMAVLMIPWVLAVYWRYGVFAVRDPSYGGANFRQANILQSEGYNLDQAPRDFWTYPVWREMKRHPGQYALLYLQKFDRMWLLPSDDFRRGFPLGHTGTLWLQRALVALALVGFFLWPTRAGPVAWLPVSFVLYFAALHEVMHVVSRYNMVAMPVVAGAAALGGQWLVTADRRGWLVRAARILVTMIAVPVALSLLRPTTWLLLPGLSWQTATVLFWATGATIIGVAAWWVTGVPEADKWLRRRVAGGAGSILILAFLGLAIPREGHADWSIHLDRPDLQVRRSITIPAQIVRDSVEMGVVLVDVLPDRGQDCGIILGIGAREAVYSAQELMSEETFYSKASYRVFLSEYGEQVTDVRRWTMTKLDSAMLDSLLAEQRVTITVAVDSDVTRPGGLRVYGDLPVADQAHWSGPGIEMTTLERYYEAGDPRVWTEQPLDFTTATSELVRDGLARIDDLSTSWGRQVGQYRLFFALLMWDGRWRYF, encoded by the coding sequence ATGACCCGATTCTGGACCTGGACACGTCGGCATCCGGCGGCGGCGATCTTCACCGTTGCGCTGCTGGTCCGCTTGATCTATCTGGCGGCCATACCTCAGCCGCCGGTCGCCTTCGATGCGCGTCGCTATGTAGCCGTTGGGCTGGCCGCGCCGCTGGCGGTGACGAATCCCGGTCTGTGGACCGATTCCACGGCGCGCGACGCCGTGCAATTCCCACTGCTGCTCTCCGACCTCGTCCGCGATGAGGATGTGCTGTGGTTCCCATACACGATCCCCAGCTACCGGGAGGCACTCGACGACCTCTTCTTCACCGGGCCGGTCTATCCGGCGTTCCTCGGGGCGGTCTTCCGCATTGCGCCGGCGTGGGACTTCTGGGTCGTCCGGTTGCTTCAGGCGCTCATCGATTCGCTCAGCGCCGTCATGATCCTCGTGTTGATGCGCCGATTGATCTCTCCGGTCGGCGGGGTCATAGCGGCTTGCGTCTGGTGTCTTTATGGGCCGGCGCTGTACAAGATCGGCGAGCTCAACACGGAGGCCTTGTCCGTCTGCCTTGGGCTGGCGATTCTCTTGGCCCTGGTCCGCGCCTTCGACAGCCGGGGGTGGGGCTGGCTGTGGATCGTCGGTCTGCTTTGCGGATTGTTGGCGCTGACCAAGGCGTCGGCCACCGTGCTCATCGTGCCTCTGGCGGCTGCCTGGATCTGGGCTTCGCGACGGGACCTCCGCCGGGGGCTGTCAGGCGCGGCGATCATGCTGGTCGCCATGGCGGTGCTGATGATCCCCTGGGTGCTCGCCGTGTACTGGCGCTATGGCGTCTTCGCGGTGCGCGACCCCTCATACGGCGGCGCAAACTTCCGTCAGGCCAACATCCTCCAATCCGAGGGATACAACCTCGATCAAGCCCCGCGCGATTTCTGGACCTATCCGGTGTGGCGCGAAATGAAACGCCACCCAGGACAATACGCGCTGCTCTATCTGCAGAAGTTCGACCGCATGTGGCTCCTCCCCTCCGATGACTTCCGTCGCGGTTTTCCATTGGGGCACACCGGCACATTGTGGCTGCAACGCGCGTTGGTGGCGCTGGCGCTGGTGGGGTTTTTCCTTTGGCCGACACGGGCCGGTCCTGTCGCCTGGTTGCCGGTGTCGTTTGTCTTGTATTTCGCCGCATTGCACGAGGTGATGCATGTCGTCTCGCGCTACAACATGGTGGCGATGCCGGTCGTGGCCGGCGCGGCCGCTCTCGGGGGGCAGTGGCTTGTGACGGCAGATCGTCGCGGCTGGCTGGTGCGCGCTGCGAGAATCCTCGTCACGATGATCGCGGTCCCCGTCGCGTTGAGTCTTCTGAGACCGACAACGTGGCTCTTGTTGCCGGGTCTCTCTTGGCAGACGGCAACCGTGCTCTTCTGGGCCACCGGTGCAACCATCATCGGTGTGGCTGCCTGGTGGGTGACGGGAGTGCCCGAGGCGGACAAGTGGCTGCGCCGACGGGTCGCCGGCGGCGCCGGGTCGATTCTCATTCTCGCGTTCCTCGGGTTGGCGATTCCCCGCGAGGGTCACGCCGACTGGTCCATTCACTTGGATCGCCCGGACCTACAGGTGCGTCGATCGATCACGATCCCCGCACAGATCGTGCGTGACTCGGTCGAGATGGGGGTCGTCCTCGTCGATGTCCTGCCCGATCGCGGCCAGGACTGCGGGATCATCCTCGGCATCGGAGCCCGGGAGGCGGTCTATTCCGCCCAGGAACTGATGAGTGAGGAGACGTTCTACTCCAAGGCGAGCTACAGAGTGTTTCTGAGCGAGTATGGTGAGCAGGTCACCGACGTGCGCCGCTGGACAATGACGAAACTCGATTCGGCGATGCTCGACTCGCTCTTGGCCGAACAGCGGGTGACGATTACCGTCGCGGTCGACTCCGATGTCACGCGACCCGGAGGGCTGCGGGTGTATGGCGACCTACCGGTGGCGGACCAGGCGCATTGGTCCGGGCCCGGCATCGAAATGACCACGTTGGAACGATACTATGAGGCCGGCGACCCACGGGTCTGGACCGAACAACCGCTCGACTTCACGACCGCCACGAGTGAACTGGTCCGCGATGGCTTGGCCCGCATCGACGACTTGTCAACTTCTTGGGGGCGTCAAGTGGGGCAATACCGTCTTTTCTTTGCACTCTTGATGTGGGATGGACGCTGGCGCTACTTTTGA
- a CDS encoding Gfo/Idh/MocA family oxidoreductase has translation MTRDSRLQIGVIGAGYWGPNLVRNFSLVSGAVVTGVADTQQKRLDFIGARHPAVRLYRDPLALIGAADTDAVVISTPVETHFGLARAALEAGKHVLLEKPMCASTAQCDQLLALAKARRLVLMVDHTFLYTGAVRKIRELIVTGELGEILYFDSVRVNLGLFQHDVNVIWDLAPHDVSIMDAVIAAPAKGVSAIGRSHFGTTVENIAYLTVTFDNAAIAHFHVNWLAPVKVRMTLIGGSKKMIVYDDTEPSEKVKVYDKGVVVTSDVEEVRRTLVQYRTGDMYAPRLDGTEALYLIAEEFVAAVRDGRKPLTDGESGRRVVSILEAADKSLASGGQLVPL, from the coding sequence GTGACCAGGGACAGTAGACTCCAGATCGGCGTTATCGGGGCGGGGTATTGGGGGCCGAATCTCGTCCGCAATTTCTCGCTCGTGTCCGGGGCCGTCGTGACCGGTGTTGCCGACACCCAGCAGAAACGGCTCGACTTTATCGGCGCGCGCCATCCCGCCGTGCGCTTGTATCGCGATCCCCTGGCGTTGATCGGCGCGGCGGACACCGACGCCGTGGTCATCTCCACGCCGGTTGAGACGCATTTTGGATTGGCCCGGGCCGCGCTCGAAGCGGGAAAACACGTCCTGCTCGAAAAGCCGATGTGCGCCTCCACGGCGCAGTGCGATCAACTGCTGGCTCTGGCCAAGGCACGACGACTCGTTCTGATGGTTGATCACACCTTCCTCTACACTGGCGCGGTGCGCAAGATCCGCGAATTGATCGTCACCGGGGAGTTGGGCGAAATCCTCTACTTCGACTCCGTGCGCGTCAACCTCGGTCTCTTTCAACATGACGTCAACGTCATCTGGGACCTGGCGCCGCACGATGTCTCGATCATGGACGCGGTGATCGCCGCCCCCGCCAAGGGCGTCTCGGCGATCGGCCGCTCCCACTTCGGGACCACCGTCGAGAACATCGCCTACCTGACCGTGACCTTCGACAACGCCGCCATCGCGCATTTCCATGTCAACTGGCTGGCGCCGGTGAAGGTCCGCATGACGCTGATCGGCGGCTCGAAGAAGATGATCGTTTACGATGATACCGAGCCGTCGGAGAAGGTGAAGGTCTACGACAAGGGCGTGGTGGTCACCTCCGACGTCGAGGAAGTCCGCCGCACGCTGGTGCAGTATCGCACCGGCGACATGTACGCGCCGCGTCTGGATGGCACGGAGGCGCTGTACCTGATTGCCGAGGAGTTCGTCGCCGCCGTGCGCGATGGCCGCAAGCCATTGACCGACGGCGAGTCGGGTCGCCGCGTCGTCAGCATTCTCGAAGCCGCCGACAAATCGCTGGCCTCGGGCGGGCAGTTGGTGCCGCTGTAG
- the dnaB gene encoding replicative DNA helicase: MATRAPDSVGTDLSRHLPPQAVEVEMAVLGAMMRDPEAVSQVVEVLRPDDFYRPAHRKIFTAVLSLFDRAEPVDLATVAGELDRSGELEKCGGRAALLDIAESVFTSAHAAAHARIVQDKSVLRRLIAASQRIADSSYNAPGDVGDLLDEAEGLIFAISEARSQQDFVRLEDLLPHTFEQIEKYRERGGGLTGLPTGFEDLDSLTAGLHGSDLIILAGRPSMGKTALALNIVEHLALEQSKPCAVFSLEMSKEQVAERMLSSTARINAHHMRTGRLRKEDFVRLGNAADRLSGAKVFIDDSAAIGVLELRAKARRLKAQHDIALVVVDYMQMMHGPRNAENRQQEIAMISRSLKSLAKELKVPVLALSQLSRQVEQRGGERRPQLADLRESGAIEQDADVVMFVYRPGAYGIETDKKGNPTENLAEIIVGKQRNGPTGEVRLTFLREFARFENRADTRYTGAPPSGPPSGEDETPF; the protein is encoded by the coding sequence ATGGCGACCAGGGCGCCCGATAGCGTTGGTACCGATCTGAGCCGTCACCTGCCGCCGCAGGCGGTCGAGGTCGAGATGGCGGTTCTGGGCGCCATGATGCGCGACCCGGAGGCGGTCAGTCAGGTCGTGGAAGTACTCCGGCCGGACGATTTCTATCGTCCGGCGCACCGCAAGATCTTCACCGCGGTCCTGTCGCTGTTCGACCGTGCCGAGCCGGTCGACCTGGCGACCGTGGCGGGCGAATTGGATCGTTCCGGTGAGTTGGAGAAATGCGGCGGGCGTGCCGCGCTACTGGACATCGCGGAATCGGTGTTCACGTCGGCTCACGCGGCGGCCCACGCCCGTATCGTGCAGGACAAATCGGTCCTGCGCCGCCTGATCGCGGCGTCGCAGCGTATCGCCGATTCCAGCTACAATGCCCCCGGCGACGTCGGCGATCTCCTCGATGAAGCCGAGGGACTGATCTTCGCCATCTCCGAGGCGCGTTCCCAACAGGACTTCGTCCGGCTCGAAGACCTTCTACCGCATACGTTCGAGCAGATCGAGAAGTACCGTGAACGCGGCGGCGGCCTCACCGGACTGCCAACGGGATTCGAGGATCTCGACTCGCTGACTGCCGGTCTGCACGGTTCCGATCTCATCATTCTGGCCGGGCGGCCCTCGATGGGCAAGACCGCGCTGGCGCTGAACATTGTGGAACACCTGGCGCTGGAACAAAGCAAACCGTGCGCTGTCTTCTCGCTGGAAATGTCCAAGGAGCAGGTCGCCGAGCGGATGCTCTCCTCCACGGCGCGGATCAATGCGCATCACATGCGCACGGGACGGTTGCGCAAGGAGGACTTCGTGCGGCTCGGCAACGCCGCCGATCGCCTGTCGGGTGCCAAGGTGTTCATCGACGACTCCGCCGCCATTGGCGTGCTGGAATTGCGCGCCAAGGCGCGGCGATTGAAGGCGCAGCATGATATCGCCCTCGTGGTCGTCGATTACATGCAAATGATGCACGGCCCGCGCAACGCCGAGAACCGCCAGCAGGAGATCGCGATGATTTCCCGCTCGCTGAAGTCGCTCGCCAAGGAATTGAAGGTCCCGGTTCTGGCGCTGTCGCAGTTGTCGCGGCAGGTTGAGCAACGCGGCGGTGAGCGGCGGCCACAGTTGGCGGATCTGCGTGAGTCCGGCGCCATCGAGCAGGACGCCGATGTCGTCATGTTTGTCTATCGCCCCGGCGCCTATGGCATCGAAACCGACAAGAAGGGAAACCCGACCGAGAACCTCGCCGAGATCATTGTCGGCAAGCAACGCAATGGTCCGACCGGCGAGGTGCGGCTCACCTTCCTGCGCGAATTCGCCCGTTTCGAGAATCGCGCCGACACGCGCTATACGGGCGCCCCGCCGTCCGGTCCTCCATCTGGAGAGGACGAGACGCCATTCTGA